A single region of the Streptomyces sp. NBC_00425 genome encodes:
- a CDS encoding AAA family ATPase: protein MPTRILPAVGDADAVRSLTTLLSQLPDAEPVAPVADSTQLVDTLARLAAESVDELPEVVVVHERIGPVPALELVREVALRFPAVGVILVTTDVGPGLFAAAMDAGARGLVTLPLNYEDLANRVQAVATWSVGVRRHLGHGGDVFTGVGGTVVTVSGAKGGVGATLTAVQLALAAQASGRPTALVDLDLQAGDVASYLDVQFRRSVVDLAAIADISPRILAEAVFRHDSGVALLLAPGEGERGEEVTDRAARQILGALRSRYEVVVVDCGAQLAGAGAAAVELADRALLVTTPDVVAVRGAKRTVRMWDRLQIRKAEETTVVVNRHTRGTEIQPPLIQKITGTAVAATTVPANFRELQAAVDAGRVDTLDAKGAVRQALWALAGELALVKATETALVRRGGGRARGADRGPAGFRRRRE from the coding sequence ATGCCCACGAGGATCCTCCCGGCCGTCGGCGACGCGGACGCGGTCCGTTCCCTCACGACCCTGCTCAGCCAGCTCCCCGACGCCGAGCCGGTCGCCCCGGTCGCCGACTCCACCCAGCTGGTGGACACCCTCGCCCGGCTCGCCGCCGAGTCGGTCGACGAGCTCCCCGAGGTCGTCGTCGTCCACGAGCGCATCGGCCCGGTGCCGGCGCTGGAACTCGTCCGCGAGGTCGCCCTGCGCTTCCCGGCGGTCGGCGTCATCCTCGTCACCACCGACGTGGGTCCCGGCCTCTTCGCCGCCGCCATGGACGCCGGCGCGCGCGGCCTGGTCACCCTGCCGCTGAACTACGAGGACCTCGCGAACCGCGTGCAGGCCGTCGCCACCTGGTCGGTCGGGGTACGACGCCATCTCGGTCACGGCGGCGACGTGTTCACCGGCGTGGGCGGCACCGTCGTCACCGTGAGCGGCGCGAAGGGAGGGGTCGGCGCGACCCTCACGGCCGTCCAGCTCGCCCTCGCCGCCCAGGCGTCCGGCCGTCCCACCGCCCTGGTCGACCTCGACCTCCAGGCCGGCGACGTCGCCTCCTACCTGGACGTGCAGTTCCGCCGTTCGGTCGTCGACCTCGCCGCCATCGCCGACATCTCGCCGCGCATCCTCGCCGAGGCCGTCTTCCGCCACGACAGCGGCGTGGCGCTCCTGCTCGCCCCCGGCGAGGGCGAACGCGGCGAGGAGGTCACCGACCGCGCCGCCCGGCAGATCCTCGGCGCGCTGCGCTCCCGGTACGAGGTCGTCGTCGTCGACTGCGGCGCCCAGTTGGCCGGGGCCGGCGCGGCCGCCGTCGAACTCGCCGACCGCGCCCTGCTCGTCACCACCCCCGACGTGGTCGCCGTGCGCGGCGCCAAGCGCACCGTGCGCATGTGGGACCGGCTGCAGATCCGCAAGGCAGAGGAGACGACCGTCGTCGTCAACCGGCACACCCGCGGGACGGAGATCCAGCCGCCGCTCATCCAGAAGATCACCGGCACGGCCGTCGCCGCGACCACCGTGCCCGCCAACTTCCGCGAGCTGCAGGCCGCGGTCGACGCCGGCCGGGTGGACACCCTCGACGCCAAGGGCGCCGTCAGGCAGGCCCTCTGGGCGCTCGCGGGGGAGCTCGCACTGGTCAAGGCGACGGAGACGGCCCTGGTGCGCCGCGGCGGCGGACGCGCACGCGGAGCGGACCGGGGACCGGCCGGGTTCCGGCGGCGGAGGGAGTGA
- a CDS encoding TadE/TadG family type IV pilus assembly protein: MSARRTRVLLTGDRGQVTVEFLGMLPTIIVTLVVVWQFVLLGYTYTLAGNAADEAVRAGTAAHPGARSAACEQAGRDKLGDAWQSGAEVSCGGSGFVTAEVTLHVPVLVPGLIDFPFPVRAHAGAVEEEDGD, encoded by the coding sequence ATGAGCGCACGGCGGACGAGGGTGCTCCTCACGGGCGACCGGGGCCAGGTCACCGTCGAGTTCCTCGGCATGCTCCCGACGATCATCGTGACCCTGGTGGTGGTGTGGCAGTTCGTCCTCCTGGGATACACGTACACGCTCGCGGGGAATGCTGCCGACGAGGCGGTGCGGGCGGGCACGGCGGCGCATCCGGGGGCGCGGTCGGCGGCCTGCGAGCAGGCGGGCAGGGACAAGCTGGGGGACGCGTGGCAGAGCGGCGCCGAGGTGAGCTGCGGGGGCAGCGGCTTCGTGACGGCCGAGGTCACGCTGCACGTCCCCGTCCTGGTCCCGGGCCTGATCGACTTCCCGTTCCCGGTGCGCGCCCACGCGGGCGCGGTCGAGGAAGAGGACGGCGACTGA
- the cpaB gene encoding Flp pilus assembly protein CpaB: MNSRQRRGVILLILSIVCALGAFAGVLSVIDDVKSKVGPEVSAYELRSDVAPYTALSAGQFKKIAMPERWLSENAVTDLATIRGKIAVTTLRKGSLLQSDMIVDQPALQPGQQEVAIMIDAATGVAGKITAGSSVNVYATFEGARDSDPDQSKIIVTNARVLDVGELTALEPDEKNRSQSPKDAVPITFALSTLDAQRITYAESFAKRVRLALVAPGGSATIPDKDRTYELATDK, from the coding sequence ATGAACTCCCGTCAGCGCCGCGGCGTGATCCTGCTCATCCTGTCGATCGTGTGCGCCCTCGGCGCCTTCGCCGGCGTGCTCTCCGTCATCGACGACGTGAAGTCCAAGGTCGGCCCCGAGGTCAGCGCGTACGAGCTGCGCTCCGACGTCGCGCCCTACACGGCCCTGAGCGCGGGCCAGTTCAAGAAGATAGCGATGCCGGAGCGCTGGCTGTCCGAGAACGCCGTCACCGACCTCGCCACCATCCGCGGGAAGATCGCCGTGACGACGCTGCGTAAGGGCTCCCTGCTGCAGAGCGACATGATCGTCGACCAGCCCGCCCTGCAGCCGGGTCAGCAGGAGGTCGCCATCATGATCGACGCGGCGACCGGCGTGGCCGGCAAGATCACCGCGGGTTCGTCCGTCAACGTCTACGCCACCTTCGAGGGCGCCCGCGACAGCGACCCCGACCAGTCGAAGATCATCGTCACCAACGCCCGGGTCCTCGACGTCGGCGAGCTGACCGCCCTCGAGCCGGACGAGAAGAACCGCAGCCAGTCGCCCAAGGACGCGGTGCCCATCACCTTCGCGCTGTCGACCCTTGACGCCCAGCGCATCACGTACGCCGAGTCGTTCGCCAAGCGCGTCCGCCTCGCCCTCGTCGCGCCAGGCGGCAGCGCCACGATCCCCGACAAGGACCGTACGTACGAACTCGCCACGGACAAGTGA